Part of the Diceros bicornis minor isolate mBicDic1 chromosome 2, mDicBic1.mat.cur, whole genome shotgun sequence genome is shown below.
ACATCCAGACAGAGTCCCTACCCCTCCTGGTAGACATTCTCCTCCCTACCAGCCTCAAACACCGTGAGCTTGCATAACAGGTCATTTTTTTGCAGATAGGTCCAATGTGGCGGCCAGAACTCTGATCCAGAAAACCAGAAGGCTTAGATGGAGAACCAGAGGAAGAAAATCAACTCTCTCTCCTTTTGCCTGTTAGTAATCTCTGCAATAAAGCTGTCCGATTTACTGCCACATTACCAGAGTTATAGGGAAGGGAGATgctaaaaaaatattcagaaagaaaGGAATGGCAAATGGAAATAATGACTCCCTGCTCTCTACAGCTATTTCAAGAAGACCAACATATTAGacataaggtctgtgtctagccCACCACCTGAACTGTGGGACTGCAGCaaatataaaaattctttctaaGGGCTTTCATGGGTCCACTGCCAACAACAGTTCCCCAATCCTGTTTCCCATCAGGTCTCGAGTTCCATCACGAGTTCTCTGTCCTCAGGGTTTCCGAGAGCCTGAACccagcagtgggggtggggtggagggtgggcggATGTGGCTGCTGGCTCCTGATGGGCTCTGGGCTCAGAGTGGGGTCAACTATGGAAGTCACTGTTTCCAAGTTCACTGGTGGTAGGGTAGGGTGGGAGTTGGGGGCAGGCTGCAGTGGCTTTGTTTACAAATGTTAATCTTCACGAATTTGGAATCCTGTTTGGGCCCAAGACCTTCACTGGCACCCTTTGTCCCTGTCTTCTGGAATGTCCCATTTTGCTCGTTCATTTCCTTTCCAGCAGGGAGAAGTTCATGGCGAGGACTCAAGCCCCAGAGGTGATTTAGTCTAGAGCACCGTTAAGCTTCCTCAGCCCCAAGTGGTGCAATTCTGTGCTGTGTCAGGTGTCAGAATCTGGCCAGGAGAGTCAAACTGCCTCCTCTCTGGCCAGTGTGCCTGGCAGGTCACTGTTGCTGGGTCCTGGATTGGCCTCCAGGGGGCTGAGTCAGAACCCAGCAGAGAGTTCATGCTCCCCTGTGGAGGGGGACATGGAGCTGACCCTGTCCAGCCTCTCCACGGAGATGAAGGGGAGCCACTTAGCCAGGTGCACGGCCACAAACCTGTGGAACAACTGGCGCAGGTACTTTCGGAACCTCTCACCAACAAAGACATAGATCACGGGGTTGATGCAGCAGTGCATGTGGGTGATCACCTCCGTCACTTGTATGGCCAGGTCCAGCTGTTTGCCCTGCTCACAGTCTTGGGTGAAAAAGACGTCttggaaagcaaaaacaaacacagTCAGATTGTAGGGGGTccaaaagaggaagaagatgatCATGATGACAAAAATCAGACGGATGGCTTTGGCCTTCTTCTCATTTGGCCGACGGAGCAGAATCTTTACAATCCCTGTGTAGCAGACGATCATGACTAACACAGGCAAAACCAGCCCCAAGATGTTCAGCTTCAGAGCCTGGAACTGTTGCCACTGTTTTAGGCTCTCATAAGGGAAATGAAGACTGCAGGTGTAATGAGACAACTCCCACTGGGTCTTGGCAAAGTACAAGGCCGGGATGGAAGCCAAGATGGCCAGGACCCAGGTGATGATGCTGGTGATTATACCAAAGGTGACAGTCCGGGCCCGCAGGGCAAACACAGCATGGACAATGGCCAAGTACCTATCGATGGTCAGCAGGATGATGAAGAAGATCTCGCTGTACAAGCCTATGTAATAAAGTCCTGAGAGCAATTTACACATGCCATCACCGAAAATCCAGTTATCCTTCAGCTGGTAGTCAATCCAGAAGGGCAGCGTGAAGAGGAAGAGCAGGTCAGAAACGGCCAGGTTGAGGAGGTAGATGCTGGTCATGCTTCTGAGCCTCTTGTATTGCATGAGGACCAGGACCACCAGGATGTTGCCGACCAGGCCAATGACAAATACCAGGGAGTACAAGGGGGGCAGCAGCTGGGCCAAGAAGGCCCTCAGTTGTCCCTTTTGGCATGGAGTTGTGTCCCCGTAGTCATATTCTGTGGTCGTATCATAGTCCTTTGGGGTGGTTGAGATTTCCATCCTGGCTTCTCCCACGGGTCAAGGAAATGGTTTCTATGTTTACTTTGCTGTTAAAGGTGGTAGGCTCTGGACAACAAAGACAAGGCAGTGATTATATGTCTTCAACCACTTGAGAACTGTTTACTGAGTGTCTACTGTGTACCATGCCCTAGGATGCGAAGGTGAGCAAGGGAGACCCAGGTCTTCTCTGCCCTTGTGGAACCTATAGTCTAAGAGAGGGTGCAGGCAATAAACAAATGAGTGCACAAATCATTAATTCAATTGCTTTGGCAACAAGCGTTGTGAAGGGAAAGTCCAGTGGGTGGAGAGTACAGACAAAGGGAGATCTCACCACACTTTCATAACCACTGCTTCCCAAGTGTGTCCCATGGACTTGGCATTGGACTTGGTGTTAAATAACCCTTGGGGGGTGCCATTATTGTTGCCCACTTTAGAGGTGATGACACAGAAGTTTGGAATGGTTAGGACACATATCTGGTGAgaatgagagctggagctcaaacCCAGGCACATAGCACTCTCATGCCCATTCCTGAAGCCACTCGGCTTTCCTGCCTCCAATCACAGAGCAATGACTTTGCACTGTGGAGTCCATAGAAGGACGCTGGGAAGGAAAATAGTTCTGGCTGAGAATCAAAAACTTACAAATGGATCTTCATGGCTTTTGGAGCTAAAAAGATTCTCAGCCAAGggtgacattttctttttggttgtcACACAGACTGGGGGATGCTACTGTCGTTTGATAGACAGGGCCAAGGATGTGCTAAAATTATCCTACCCCAAACATCAGTAGTGCTCCCATAGTGAAGTCCTAGAAGGCCAACCCCATCCCTTagtagatgaggacactgagggtaCCAGAGTGGGCTTAGCCTGGCCCGCATCACACGGCCCTGAGGCAGCACAGGCAGGTCCACTGGTAACTCTGTAGACCTCCTGTGAGAGCCACGAGGAGGACTCAGAGGAAAGTACAGGCCGGGTGGAGTGGGGTGACCTGGCGAGAAGAACTGGGGAGTCAGAGGAGGAATAGCACAGAACAGCCTTGAACCGTGAGGTGTTGCTGAGTGACCAGGTGGTAGCTGGAGTTCTGCTGAAATAAGCTCCCAGGTATTTTTACCTAGGGTTgccttgaaacaaacaaaaaagaaccaCTGGATAGCTTGCCTTTGTAgaacttcccccaccccctgactttGAGCACCCCTTTTCAATCCTTTCCAATCACTTATTGAAGACACCTCCCAAAGATAGCATGGGCTTTGGTGTAACCTACCAgctgtgaacttggacaagttaatctacctctctgagcctcagttcctcatctgtaacgtgGGAAAGTAACCCTTACCCTGTAGGGCTACTGTAAGATAATGTATGAGAAAAGTGACCCCCTAGCTCTTACCAGGCCCTTAGTAAATATTAGGGTACCACCTTCCCTGAAGTGGTCCTTCTCTGAGGCCTGTCACCACCAGGAATGTCCCAGATTCCAATCCTATTCTGACTAATGTACCCTGCTCCCCAAGTCCCCCCACCAGGTCTCTCTGTAGTTAATATGAAAAATGAATTCTGTTTGACAATCATAGACAACAACAGTCCCTCCCATGTGAACCGCATTTTGAAATTTTCAATATATTGCCACCAATCTGGATTGACTTGACCTAAACATCAATCAGTGAAGTAGGTGGTACCTGCGTCATAATTCTCATCTTGAATCTGGAGTCTCTAGCG
Proteins encoded:
- the CCR1 gene encoding C-C chemokine receptor type 1, which codes for MEISTTPKDYDTTTEYDYGDTTPCQKGQLRAFLAQLLPPLYSLVFVIGLVGNILVVLVLMQYKRLRSMTSIYLLNLAVSDLLFLFTLPFWIDYQLKDNWIFGDGMCKLLSGLYYIGLYSEIFFIILLTIDRYLAIVHAVFALRARTVTFGIITSIITWVLAILASIPALYFAKTQWELSHYTCSLHFPYESLKQWQQFQALKLNILGLVLPVLVMIVCYTGIVKILLRRPNEKKAKAIRLIFVIMIIFFLFWTPYNLTVFVFAFQDVFFTQDCEQGKQLDLAIQVTEVITHMHCCINPVIYVFVGERFRKYLRQLFHRFVAVHLAKWLPFISVERLDRVSSMSPSTGEHELSAGF